The Leptidea sinapis chromosome 24, ilLepSina1.1, whole genome shotgun sequence region AGTAGCATTGAATTAAGATTTCGTTGTCCCAAATGGTCATTGATCGAACATGATAAATGGGTTTTTACTTTCAGTACCTGCATGGTTTATTACATTATGTCAGAATATTCATTCAGTAATATATTAGCATTAAATGTCTTACTTTTCACTAAATTACGTTTTTAAAAGAAAGTTAATACAAATAAAGTCAAAAGAAATTATACTTTTCAAAATATGGATCATGTTTGACTGCTTACTTATTggagtttataaaatatttgactttgattctTAGTAGGAATGATCTCCGTTTCGAAGTTTATCTactaaataattcaaaatattagtcaATGGTTAGTTATCCtgaccaaagaatatataatagtagaaGTACCCTGGTTAATAAGCTTAATCttataattacatataataaaattaaatcaaagtttaaattgtgcctaaatatatttaattcaaattgcatgaatattatCAAGAGGTCAGTACAACATATTATTAGTTGCATATTGTTACGCTGGATGCACGCATAGTATTATTGCTGTTTTATAACGTCCACGCAGACGATGTCGCGGTCAGCAGCTAGTGATGAAAACGATGTATGTAGGTATGAATATCGTAGTATTAATAGATCGTGGTCTTGTTGAAGTGTGCTTGTACAAGTTATGCCTAGCTTATCTTACTTCAACTTAACAATCATAAGTAATTAATGACATTTTACAGTATCAactgtgtattttattattttataagtacgCCGAATTCAAAAAGGTGAATAACTCcaaatagtatttaatatttaccatTATGATCgatattaagttttttaatattttagtattattattaatatattagatcatttataaatgtgttagttccatctagacgtatacgTCTAGATGGCACTCTGAACTAATATGGTCTGTTTCCGGTTGTCTAAAAGCAAGagcctctatctagacgttaaaattatctaatactagctgacccgacagacgttgtcctgtaaataataaacaaaatatttttttttataaatttggcaataatagaaaatatgtctaataattgctttagattgtaaattttTCCCACAATGACAACAGCCACTTCGTCAATGGTGGGTGAATTAAACCTTGTGTGTTCACCGGCAGGTGTTTTGTCAGCTCGAATGACAATATCATGGCTGTTTGATTTGCTCGAACTCGTTGCATTCTAAGCCTATGTACTTCATTGTCACTCTCAAACTTATGACTTATccttctatataaaaataatctgatagatagttaacaactgttgttaatctaccaactatagttagcttaaattaagtttattttatacctcctgagaaagttagaaagatataacaATTCTTATTAGttgttcattttaaactattcttccTTTTCTgatctgaacgacgggggacacatcaaaggaaaaactaaattgttgtttttatttaattctgagcattttcatatttattcaccttttaaaactttcctggacttccacaaataattcaagaccaaaattagccaaatcggtccagacgttctcgagttttagcgagagtaacgaacagaaattcatttttatatatatatatatagattaattttatatttagatataaacaataaacctattattaaagaaatattttgtcAGAATTGAAAATCAAGAACATTTATGAGATCTATGTGAAACAAAGGaatagttttgtttgttttctttTGTACGCGAAGATAAATACTTGGAAAATGAAacgaagttttattttaataacatctGAAGTCACGATCAAATAACACCAAAGTTTTTAGTTGTGAACTCCTGCTTCTACGAGCACTTGCTAACtttaaagtaagtatatgtTTATAAGTAAATCGATTCCCGTGAACAACTACAATTTTGTGCAAAAATACCcttaaacttttgtattaacGCTTAGCGCTTCGCTTATTGGTAAGTTTTCTCGGCGACGCCGTCCAAATAGGTGTTTATTTTCAGAGTTTCtcttgaaataatttaatattacagagctgtaatataattttctttgtaagttatcataattcaatttaatatttatactgaTATTAATGTACTTAGTTAAACGTACTCTTCTACATTAAGTTCAGTTAGTTGTACTTAGCTTATTATAAGTTCCTATACTGAATACTAGAAGTATaaagtatttgaaaataatattatatttgcaaaACTATGGGATGTTtcgttaaattatataaattaaccaattttatgtttgtaattaataatgtacTAATAAGTAATTGTATTGCTTTCTATGAATTttgtgaatgaatgaatgtttttttatatattaccaCTAGCTTTTACCGgcgacttcgtgcgcgtgcaataaatttttgggcagcatttttaattttttaataaactcactttgaaaataatacacaacaaactgctGCGGTTAACAcattttataagctaccaactattGAACTTTCCTCCCCCTTTTTTTACCCTTTggtttaaattgtaaaaacgctagaacaaatatttatttatttattgtctgCAAATTTTTATATgcgtaaatacaaattttcatggtgttatcttcgatgaTGACGAACTTTTATACAAACTTCCACCTCTACTTCAACCCCGCCAAACCTTTATTCGTGATAAAAGGTAGCTTTCCCAAgttcttgtctatctctgtaataaatttcatcaatgggttcagtggtttaggattgaaagcgtaacaaacaaacttacattcacatttataatattataagtaggtGTAAAGTTTTCATAAACTTTTTGTAACCATGCATGGACATTGTAGGCACAAATgaagttttttatttcaaattactaGAATTACGGACTCTACAATTtgtttctgagagataaacgaATTGTAGAATCCGTTACTTTCCATCTTATTAGCaagaacattattaaaattattctgaaagtgtaataatatctaatataataattaaaattgtgtaagtattttgttcatttttattaaattattataataccaaAGGGATCTGTAATATAACTATTCAAGCATACTTGTGATAATGGACTTATAAATTAACTTAGAAAATGCATTAGGAAGCTAAATTATATTAGTGTACCTGTCCTTAATAAAGAACATAAGTAGCAGAAATTAATTTGTGTGAGAGTTGGCGTTATGAGTGCACGAGCGATGTACGAATAATAAAGCGATGGAGTATAATTCACTTTGCAAGCTCTTACGTTCCACTTTTCTAATGATCTCATTGAATTAGTTGTTCGATATCTTAAACAGAACAACTGTTTCAATAATTAGATCTAGGTGCTCTCAATTTGAAATAGTCTACAACTAGCCGCTTGCCGCAATGTCACAGAGATCGTTCCGATTCGTCATCTTACGAAACttacacaatattgtttatataaaactGCCGCGACTTTAGTAATCTCGTCAATTTCAGAAATAAACACGGTTGGCCCAGACCGCATACCTGAAGATGAGATTGGTCGTGTTACTTGGtctcttaatattttatgtctttGTTTATTCTGAAGCGAGACGGATTAAACCACTTAAACATGAGCAAGAAATCGTAAAAGATGACCAACTCGATGCTGCTAGTGAGCACAAAAAAGAAGAGCATGCACCAAAACATGAAGAGTTCAAGAGAGGAGGGGGCAAAGATCACCACGCGGAGCACCATGATGACCACAAAGAGGAAGGACATAAAGGATATAAGGGACATCACCACCATGAAGAAGGCAAGAAAGGCCATCACGATAAGGAACATCACAAGGGCGAGTACGATGACCACGGTGCTACTGAAAAGAAACATCACCACGACGATGGACATTACGATGAGCATCACAAGGGAGAAAAGGGTGAAAAGGGGCACAAATATGAAGAAAAAGGGCATTATAATAAGGGCCACTCAACCAAGGGTCATCATGAAATTCATAAACTTGATGAATTCAAGAAAGACAAGCATTTCTTCCACGAGGACGGAGATTCTGGCCATGAAGAAAAGCATGGTGGTTTTCATGAAGAACATGGGCATAAGAAAGGAGGTAAATTTCACAAGGGACACCACCACGGTGATCATCATGAACATGAGCATGGTGAGAAAGGACACCACGAGAAAGGAGGACACCATCATGAACATAAAGGACATAAGGAATCTAGTGGTCATGATGAACATCACCACCATCACGATGACCATGCCAAGAAAGGTGGGCACGAGCATCACAAGAAGTGGGGCTTCAAGAAAGGACATTAATCTCAACGAGAAAAACACTATAGGCGAATCGATTaacgaatttttatttatagtattgGTTATTACCAACGTCTGGTctcctatttatttattgagatGCAGTCTCAGTTTAGTGAATTagaaatgtattaataattaaaattttgtaagtattttattaaattattatacaaaaggaatgttattttatatttgtttcgtattttttatcattttggtAGAAGTGAAATCGTTGTGATggataacaaataaaaacaatttaataaaaaaaaaatatgaaaattttgatAAGGAGGAAATTTCCGATAAAAAGTGAATGAAAAAGAGTACCAGGACTTACTGAGAGTACAGTACTTTATCCCGGTATTATTTACAATTGCTTATAGTTTTTATATGACGCTGGTAAAAGATCCGCGGGAATATCATGAAATAATTCAGACACTTGagagaataaaacaaatataaaaaaaaaattgtcaatctCCGTTTTAGAAAGCTTAAATAATTGACCTATTAATTTTTTGGTTTATGGaggatatattatacttaacaaCATAGCgcgataaaagttttttttttcagtttattataattatttaagtcaGCAAAAATTATGTACTTTTATGACCACATTCCAGCTCCATCAACCATCATCCATCTGGTGTATTTTGGAGTTTCCATGGTCACCTTTTACCTCTACCATCGATGGTGGAGGTGTAGCTCTATGGTACCATATTGAATTGTCACTTAAGGTTCGTAAGTACACTACATTGGAGTACAATCGAACGTTTGGGAGTGGTTCTAGTTttggacttcaaaaattttacccAAAATAACATAGTAGGACAGCAAGTTAAGTTAAAGCttggaaaaataaatacataaaaaataaacagattGAATGTTCCCTCAAAATGCATCCTtgataattttacattaattacaaattaatgaatattcCAGAAATAGTGATTAAAAGTACTTTAGTCTTTCGTTGGGCAAAGtgcttagtctggccataaataccgttccaattaaaaaaaaaaaaaaaaaaattcgaattTGGAatcagttatttttatatgactGTTCATTCGGTTTTCTCAttatgcgatattaaaatggagtggggtgataaagagaactgaatcgctgtgattgcattacacaaagtaggtatgaagCCAAATGCAAACTCTCCacacgcttggtattagtaaaaaaaattattagtaaaattataGTTGACAATTATGGAACTATAAGACTGTAATTTTGTGCCGATTTTAGCTCGTGAAGAGTTGGCGCTTGTAGTTGGAGTCCTTCCTCCTCGACAGGTGACAACTGTATCTTTTGCTATTAAGTGGCTACTATAGGGTACATTAGGTCGATTCGATTCCAAAGTGAACCGGATGGTCGCCGGATGTTCTATTCCTGAAGGATGTTGGTTAGTGATCACCTATCTTCCATTGAGCACTGGGTCTTATTCCAGCGTCTCAGGATCTGTTGGCGAATTTAAGCAACGCAACCCTCAGGCAACGCAACAAATATCAGTTTATatctatataagtatataacgTGAGGCGTTAATGTATATTGCATTTCTTACGTTATTTAATCAACATTCAACCAAAATATGGAACGATGACCTTCCGCGGTGTTTAAAAgtcgatatgacatgggtaacAATGTTTCTGTGATATCTTTGGTGCAACCAGAATACaactcaatgaacaattatataaaaatgacagattccaaattcaaatgtaatatttgtttatttttaattgtatcagtaattatggccagactaagtattatTCAATCATTGTTTACGTTTAACAATGTCACTTAGAATGTCAGATAAATGGTTGATCATGTAGTTTAATGATGTTAAGAAAATCCTTATTAATGTtatatcttaattttttaatagtgGCTGATATACGAATTAcagatgatttaaaataacaatggcGCAGAAACATACTTTATTTACCCATGGCAAAACTTTTACTTGAAAGTCATACAATTCAacttacatttattaaattaatatataaaggtTAGTGAAACtgcaagaaaatatttttaaaattacgtTCTCCTTGGCCGAGAATCAAACTTAAatgagaaattaataatttatttatgtgaaACAATTAGAAAAGGTCGATACAAGGACTAATAATTGACGCCGATTACTAATCGAATATAGGAAAATCAATTcaaatccaaattcaaatatttttattcaatatagtatgattcagacctaagaagaacggaaTGAGAAGTATCCAGATATTCCTATCTTTTTATATAACATTGTATATTACGAGGGCAGCACTGAAAATTttgggaatcaaggaagtgacacaacattactatttaaaaatgtatttattgcttttcgaagtattctccgcgaaactTGACACCTTTTTCCATAcaatggaaccaatcattgaagcaaccattccattcggaagttggggtctccaaaatggccgttttgtaggcgtccacagcttcttcaggtgatgaaaatctctgaccacacaatttattctttatttttgggaaagtatagaaatcattagggcttaggtcggggctgtacggcggatggtctaataattctatgttttcttgctctacaaactcttttgttctgtgcgcgatgtgagaactcgcattgtcgtgatggaggatgatgcggcggttgcagttctctttacggagttcagaaacgacctgtggcaaacaaatgctagcataccattctgcattaaccgtactttgtccc contains the following coding sequences:
- the LOC126971679 gene encoding histidine-rich glycoprotein-like yields the protein MRLVVLLGLLIFYVFVYSEARRIKPLKHEQEIVKDDQLDAASEHKKEEHAPKHEEFKRGGGKDHHAEHHDDHKEEGHKGYKGHHHHEEGKKGHHDKEHHKGEYDDHGATEKKHHHDDGHYDEHHKGEKGEKGHKYEEKGHYNKGHSTKGHHEIHKLDEFKKDKHFFHEDGDSGHEEKHGGFHEEHGHKKGGKFHKGHHHGDHHEHEHGEKGHHEKGGHHHEHKGHKESSGHDEHHHHHDDHAKKGGHEHHKKWGFKKGH